The DNA region CGACTGCTTGCCGCCGCAGGCGCGGAGAGCGGTACTTCTAGGCACACGGGTTGAGTACGACAGGTGCCGCCGAGTCGGGTCAGCCCAACCTCGGCGGCACCTGTCGTGCGAGCGGTTCGTCTTCGTCGTCGTCCTCGGCAGCCGTCCGAGGCGTCGGAGCCTCGATCAGGTAGCGCAGCGCGCCGTTGATGTCGGTGTCTCGGTTGTCGGCGGTGCGCTTGAGCACGTCGTACACGTCGTCAGCGACCTCGATCGTGTGGAGGCCGGGCGTGGTGTCGGTCATGTGTGATCCTTTCTGGCAGCGTTCGGCACGGTTGCCCGTTCGGGCAGCCGTGCCTATCCACGCTGACCTCGACAGCGGGATCAAGACCGCCGCTGGCCCCAGACCGGGTTACGGCTGACGGCTCTGTTCGAGGGTGGAGCGTCGTCGTTCGCGTTGGTGTGTGTCACTGCGGGGGCGTCGCCTTGAATGGCGGTGTCAGCGGCGCGGAGCAGGGCGGCGGCGAGGCCGCGAGCGTGCTCCGGGTTGAGACTCAGGTGTAGGCCGTCCTCGGCCGGAACGCTGAACTCGACGTAGGGCGTTCCAAATCGGGGGGGGGTGTCCCTATGGGTTGCGTCAAGGCTCGTGTCACCACTGGTCGTCGAGTTCAGCGATGCGGCGGCGGAGTGCGCGGGCGTCGTGCCGTGGCAGGGCGTGGGTGATGATGTGCAGGATGCGGCGTAGTTCGACCGGGTCGGGGCAGCAGGCGAGGACGCCGCAGCCGTATGCCGGGTTGAACAGCCGGTGGTAGGGGTCGCGCAGGAACTGAGTCCATGCGTCGAGGGCCTCACGTGCCGTGCCAGGCCATAGCCGGCTTCGTTCGAGGTGGGCGACCGCGGCGCGGCCGCGTGGGCTGAGGCCGGGGATGCTGGGAACGGGCTGGTCAAGGCGGCGGTGTGCGGCGGCGCGTACTTGCGCCGGTGGCTTACGCGCCATCGCCCTTTCTGGTGCTCGTCATGGCGACCATGGTCGCATGCAGCTGATCTCATGCTGTCCTGGGCGTCGGTGGTTGGTAGGCGATCTTGTCGCGGAGCATGGCGAACAGGACGTCGCATCGGCGGCGGGCGAGGCAGATGAGGGCGGCGTTGTGACGTTTTCCTTCGGCTCTCTTGCGGTCGTAGTAGGCGCGGCTGGTCGGGTCGGCCAGGGCGGCGAACGCGGCGAGGAAGAATGCACGTCTGAGCTGCTTGTTACCGCCTCGGGGTGGGTGCTCGCCGCGGATGCTGGTGCCGGATCGTCGGGTGACGGGTGCGAGGCCGGCGTAGGCGGCGAGGTGGCCGGGGGTGGCGAAGGAGGTGCCGTCGCCGACTTCGAGGAGGATCCGGGCGGCGGTTCTGACGTCGATGCCGGGCATCGAGACCTCCGATCTTGCTAAGTGTCAAGCGGCTGCGGCGCCGACGGGTGCGGATGGCCGGCCGAAGGCCTTGACGGGGTCGTAGGTCTGGCCGGTTTGCAGGCAGTGGTGGAGTTGGCCGAGCATGCGGTTGAACAGGTGGCGTAGGGCGGCGGCGTGTCGGTCTCCGCGGGCGCGGCGACGGTCGTAGTGGTCCTTGCTTGGACCGGGCCTGGGGATGGCCGCGAAGGCCCAGAGGAAGCCGACGGTGTTGAGTCGGTCGTTCTTGACGGTTCGGCGTGTGATGGCGATGCTGCGGCCGGAGGCCCTCGTCACTGGTGCTGAGCCGGCGTATGCCTTTATCGCGCGAGCGCCGGTGAATCGGTCGCGGTCGTCGCCGATTTCGGCCAGGAGTCGGGCTCCGCTGAGATCGCCCATGCCGGGGAAGCTGGTGATCACCGTGTGGTCGGGATGTTGGGTGAACGCTTCGACGGCCGCTTGGCCGAGTTGGTCGGCGTTGTCGCACTCGGCGTTGAGCGTGGCCAGCAGCGCGAGCGCTTGGCGGCCCATGGCGTCCTCGACGAGCGGAAGCTGGCGCAGCTGGGGGACGCGTAGCGCATGGTGGATCTTGTCGGCTAGCGCATCGATGCCGCGTTGCCGACCGGATCGCCGCAGAGCGGTGGCGATGCGGGCCGCAGAGAGTGTGGCGCCGGCGGCTGGTGTCGGAGCCAGCGCGAGGATCTCGCGGGCTTCGCGGCTCGCGAGATTGGTAACGCCGCTGCGGTGAAACGCGGCGAGGAAGCCTGGGTAGTACTCGCGCAGCAGTGACCGCAGCTCTTGCAGGGCCTTGGTCCGCCGCCAGACGGCATCCTGGGCAGCGCGGGCGAGGACCGTGACAGCACGGGCGAGTTCACTGTCGGCCGGTAGTGGTCGGTGGACGTGGGCGTCGGTGCGCAGGATGTTGGCCAACACCATGGCGTCGGCGTGGTCGGACTTCTTACGCGAGACGGTGTGCCGTTCGCGGTAGCGGGCGACGGCCATGGGGTTGATCGAGTAGATCGCGCGTCCGGTTTCCCGCAATGCCGCGACAAGGAGTCCGCGTGGGGTTTCGATCGCCACCGAGATCGTGTCCTCGCGGCTGTCACCGGCATCGGCCAGCATCCGCATCAGCTCGGCGAACCCGTCAGCGGAGTCGGGAATGCGGCGTTTGGCTACCAGCTTGCCGTCGGTGTCAACCAGGGCGACGTCGTGATGCCGCTCGGCCCAGTCGATGCCGCAGAATATCGTTGCCAACCGTGGTCCTTCCCACCTATTTCTCCTGGTCAGTTGCCCTAGCGAGATCGTGCGGCGCCCTAATAACGAGGCTCTGTGGCCTGCCCTCCGATTGAGCCGTTCACGATCCCAGCGATCCGCATGGCTCCGGTCTTCATGCCAGAGCTCCAGGCTCTCCACCGGTGAGGTATGGGCCATGCGGACGGGCTCGAGTCACGTCCGACATCCTCGATCAACGACAGTTGGCGATGACCCGGCCGGGGTTGCGCCGGTCTCAATGAAGGGCTCTGCGGCCCATGGTCAGGACAAGGCATCCCGGCCAGGTCACCACCCACGGCTGGGCCGGGCAGACGCCCCAGCCTCGCCGTTCGCCAGTTATTAGGTCAGGACCCCAGCAAGAGGGTGCGCATCAAGCATCCTCTCGACCTCGGCGGCGACGGTGGCGCGTTGACGCAGGACATCGCGCAGCGAGTCGGCCAGGCGGGGCAGGATCGTCTCCGCAGCGGCGGTGCCGGGAACGGTGACGGTCTGCTCGTCGAGTGCAGTCATGACCTGTTCGACGAGGCGTTCACCCATGCGCGGGGCATGCGCGGCCACGATCGAAACCAGTTTGCGGCGGCCGGCGTTGCGCAGCCCGGCCGGTCCGCCGCCGCGCGACAGCAGCTCCAGGACCGCCCGGTGTTGCACCTTCGGGCCGAGGACGCGTTCCAGGGCGGGGTGAATCTGGGTGAGCAGGCCACGGATCCGGTTCGACACCCGGGTGGCCTCGCCGGCGAGGTCGTCGTCGTAGCCGACCAGGACTTCCAGCTCGGCCAGGGTCTCGTCGCCGGTGTCGACCCTGCGCAGGGTGTGGGGCAGGGTCCGGGCCGCGTCGGCGATGACGTAGGCGTCGCGGGCATCGGTCTTCGCCGTGCCGGGATGCAGGTCCGCGATGCGGCGCATCGCCAGGCCGGGCAGGTACGCCACCTGATGCCCGGATGCCCGGATGCCCGGATGCTCGGGCGATCGCGACCGGCAGGGCGCCGATCGAGGCGGGCTGGTCGACCACAACCAGAACCGCGCCGTGGCGGCCGAGCTTGTCGAACAACTGCCCCAGCCGGGCCTCGGTGTTCGGCAGCGGTGCGTCGTGCAGCCGTTTGCCATTCGGAGCCAGCCCGACCGCGTGGTGATCACCCTTGCCCACGTCCAACCCGAGGAACACCCCGTAACCGCCGTCCACCCCATCTCTCCTTCTCCGTGGCGCCGCCTCGGCCGCTGGTCTGGCGTCGGACTGCCGGCAGCCACGTTACGAAGAGACCTACCCAAGCGGGTGGCCGTGTCCCTATCAGCGGTCCGCCGACGCCACCCGACCCAGCGACAACACCCCCCGGATCATGCGTACGACAGGGGCAGTAAGTCATACCGGGCAGGGCGACCGAGCAGTCCCCGGCTGGGGACGATCAAAAAGACCTCCGATCTCCAGAAGCGTCAAGGCTTTGCCTCTGCTCATGGGAGGAACTGGAAGATTTTGCCGGTGGTGGTCAGTGGCTGCGGGGTGCCGGTGAAGCGGTGAACCCCGACGGAGAACAGCATTCCGTCAGGTGCGGTGAATGCCCGCTCGGTGAAGCCGACGGCGGAGAGCCAGGTTCGGATCGCCGGGGTCAGGTCGGGCGCCCGTCGTGTCCTGGTCCAGATCACCGTGGCACCGGCCGCGCAGAGTTGCGGCAGCACGCTGACAGTTGCGCGGATGTCGGCGTCGCTGATGTTGCCCAGGACTCCGGCCATGAGGACGAGGTCAGCCGGCACGGCGTCCCGGTAGGAGGTCAGGTCGCCGGCGTCGGCCTGGAGGACGGTCACCGCTTCGAGGTTCTCCGCGGCTGCTCTGACCCGGGCCGCGGCGACGTTCCGCGAGTCGTACTCGATCAGCGTGGCGTGGACCCGCCCGGCGTCAGGCCGTGACGCCAGCACGCCCAGAAGGTCGTGTCCCTGGCCAGCGCACATGCTGAGCACGGACAGGGGTTGATCCGGTCGCTGGTCGAGCCAGGCGGCGATGTGCTGCTGGACCAACCGCAGCCGATGTGCCAGCGGCGATCCTGGATCGGTGTAGGGGCGGTGCCAGTCGTACCAGTCCTTGCCGTCGTCCATGGAGCTGAGCCTGCCAGCGTCACCCAGCAGCGGCGGGCACGGGCGTGCCGATCGTCCGGAACGCCTTGTCGGAATCGTAGAGCTGCCCGGTCGCCAGGCAGTGATGCAGACAGCCAAGGAGCCGGTTGAACAGGTTGCGCAACGCGGCGGGATGCCGGTCGCCGTGATCACGGCGGCGTTGGTAACGGGGGATCGGTGCCGATCCAGCTCGGGGCCTTGTCCAAAACGCAACTCGCATGTGTGCCTCAACCAGGAGGCACGTCTGGTCGTAGACGTGCACGGTGTCCGCCACACCTTGGTGCAGGAGCGCCCGGGGCGAGAAGGGATCGGCGTCGTCGTGGCGGCAGTCGATACACCAGGGCGGGCAGTGCTGCGGGTGGGGGTGGGCGGGCGGCGCTGGCCGCTCGGGCAGGCTCGCTCACGTGCGGCCTCCTCACGCGCGTCTGATCGTGTGCGGTGAGCTATCGATGGCACGTCATACCGATGCGGTGGGGCGAGATCCGTTGACCGAACGCGACTCCTGGCGCAGCGTGGCGAGCAGTTCCGACACTGCGCTGTTGCGGATCGAGTGGCCATTCTGGCGTATGCGGCGTGCGAGGGCATCTCGGCTGACGGTCTGGCCTTCGCGGATCAGCTCGTCACGGGCGGCGCGGGCGGCGGGCAGCAGCGGTACGAGGTCCGGGGCAAGGTCTACATCGGCGTCGTCTGTGTCGTCGGACGAGTCGTCATCGTGAGATCCCGTGCCGAGGTCATGACCAGCCTCGTCGGCGTCTGATTCGTGGTCGCGCTCCGGGCGTTCAGCCGTGTCAGCAGGTTCATCAAGGCCCGACTTGTCAACATCCACATCCACATCGGTGTCGACGGGAGGGCGCTCGGGTAGCGGTCTCCGATCAGGTGGCGGGAATCCGCTGGTACCGGGCGAGGGCTCGGCAGGTGCCGCAGCGGCCCGCTCGGCCGGCGACGGTGCCGGTGGTGCCTCGGCCGGCACGGCAAGCGGTTCGCGTTCGGCTTCGCGGCGGCGGGCGGCGAGTTCCACGAGCGATACCGACGCGACGATGATCAACCCGTCCACCGACAGCGGCAGAAGGTAGGGCACTGTGCCGGTTTCGCCATATCGGGCGACGACTCCGACCATGTGGTGATAGCTGATCCACGCGGCGATGGCGGCGATGGCCGAGGCGGCGACGACTCGGATGACGCCGAGCGAACGTCGATGCACGGGTACGCGGGTGACCAGCTCGACGGTGATCAGCAGAGCGAGGGGTGGCCATGCCGCGATGGCTTGGGAGATCGGGTTCGGTTGGGCGTGCAGGATGTTCGCGGTGACCGAGGCGGCTACGCCGAGGGCCAGGGTCGCCCGCACCGCCCACTGCATCCGCCGGAGCCGCCAGTCGGTCATGGCCGTCCTCCAGGAGCGGTGCCGGCGGGTCGGAGTTGGCGTTCGGCGACGCGGCGGGTGGCCTGGGACGGTTCGGCGTCGCCGAGGTCCGCGAGGCGTTCCTCCAGCCGGCGCAGGGTGCGTCGCACGGCCTCGGGGCGCTGCTGTCGGCCATGGATGCGCATGATCCGCTGGTACAGCTCCTCGTTGACGGGGTCCAGGTCGGCGGCGCGTTCGAGGGCAGCAATGGCTTGGTCGGGGTGGTCGGTTTCGAGGATTTCGGCGATGCGGGCGTAGGCGGTGAGGATCTGGTGGCGGTAGCTGGTGGCGTAGTCGGTGGCCCAGGGGTGGTCGTGGCCTTCGGCGAAGTCACCTGCGTACAGCTCCGTGGCCCGGCGTAGCGCGGTAAGCGTCGCCGCTTCGTCGTCGGTGCGGGTGGCTTGGTCGATGGCGGTGAGCATCTGCCAGAGGTCCACGGTGACGGTTTGCGGGTCGAGCTGGTATCGGCCGGTGGCCGGGTCATAGACGATGAACATGGGCTCCTCGTGGCCGGTGGCAGTGCGCAGTACCCGCCGGGCGGAGGTGATGTCGGTGCGTACCCGTTTGACAGCGGCGGCCGGGTCGGCGTTGGGGTGCAGGGCGGCGGCGAGCTGATCGAGGGTGCGGCCGGCGGGGTGAGCGGCCAGGACTGCGAGCGTGGTGTAGGAGCCGCTCCGCATTCCGGTGGCGATCGGCCCGGCGTCGGTGGCGATGGTGACCGGACCGAGCACCCGGACGCGGACCAGGGCCGCCGCGTCGTCGGCCTGCACCGGTACGGCCTCGTTCGGCTCGACGGTCACTGCGGCCGGTGCGATCTCGGCGGGCGGGTCGTCAACGTCGGTGCCGGCCTCGGGCCGGGCTATCGCGTCGGTGAGCATGGAGAGAATGGCAGCGAGGTCATCCGCGCCGAGTGCGGACAGCCGATTCACCGGATGCGGTTCGTCGCCGGTTACGGTGCCCTCGGCGCTGATCTCGATGGTGGGGATGCCGTCGTGCGGGCCGAGGATGACGGGGTGCAGGTTCAGGGCGGCGCGGTGGGTGGCGACGGCTTGGAGACGGGCGGCGTGCCGTGGGCTGGAGTCGATGAGCAGGACGTACGGGGGTTGGGTCTCGGCGTGGTCGGTGCGGGTGTTGAGGTCGGTGATCGTCTCGGCGTCGAAGGTGTCCAGCAGCCGGCGGCGGCCGATCATTTCCTCTTCGGCGTGGGTGATGGCGGCGGCGGTGTCGGCGAGCACGATGAGGCGTTCTCCGTCGTAGGCGGTGCCGTCGCGGTCCAGCCCGATCACCGGGGCGTTCTGGGGCAGAAGCTGGGTGAGTAGGTCGGCGGTGGTGACGACCACGGGCCGCAAGACGGCGGTCTCGCTTGCGTTGGTGGTGACGACAGCGGCGAGGATGGCGCGGGCAGCTGAGACGGCTCCCGGACCGTGCAGGGCGATACCGGGGCCGGGCAGGTAAAACAGGCTCACCTCGGTTGCGGCGGCGTCGATACCGACTGGTGCGGGCACTGCCGGTGTGGCGGGCCGATGGCCGCCGCTGCCGGTGCCGAGGTGGCGGCTGCCGATCATGTCGACTCCGGCCAGGGATCGCGGCATCGGGGAGGGGAGCGGCGCGACGCTGGGAGAAGCCGAACCAGTGAGCGGGGCACGGCGGCGTCGCTGTAGGCGCAGCAGTGCGGCGATGGCGGCGATGGCGGCGGCCAGGCCGAGACTCATCCAGCCCTGCGTAGGCAGAGCGATTCCGGCTTCGTCATCGGGCTCGTCCTGAGACGCATCGGTGTCCGGTACGGGTGTCGGCTCATCAGATTGGTCGTCGGGTGCCCTCGGTACGGTCGTGCTCGGAGGTAGCGGGATTGACTCTGAACTGCTTGGGGCTGGCGTGGCGCTGGGCGTCGTTGTCGGTGGGGCAGCCTCGACGGCCTCCGGTGCGCTGGCGTCGGGGTTGCCGGCGGTAGGGGCCTCGGAGTCGGGCGCTGGGGTGGCCCGGCGGGCGGGGAGAGCAAGGGCCCAGCCGACGTGGATCTCGTCGGGGTCGGTGAGGGCGTAGCCGTTGGCCTGAGGGTGTCCCTGGTTAAGGGTGTAGATCTCCCTCCACCGGGACGCGTCACCGAGATGCTTGGCCGCGAGATCCCACAGGGTGTCTCCGGCGACGACACGGATGCTCCTGCCCAGGTCCCGGTCTGCGGCGCGGGCATCGGTGCGGTCTTGGACGAGTGCAGGCGGGGAGGCGGGACCGGTGAAATGCGCGTTGTCCCGCGTTTCTGAAATCGGTACGG from Micromonospora sp. NBC_01739 includes:
- a CDS encoding IS110 family transposase, translated to MATIFCGIDWAERHHDVALVDTDGKLVAKRRIPDSADGFAELMRMLADAGDSREDTISVAIETPRGLLVAALRETGRAIYSINPMAVARYRERHTVSRKKSDHADAMVLANILRTDAHVHRPLPADSELARAVTVLARAAQDAVWRRTKALQELRSLLREYYPGFLAAFHRSGVTNLASREAREILALAPTPAAGATLSAARIATALRRSGRQRGIDALADKIHHALRVPQLRQLPLVEDAMGRQALALLATLNAECDNADQLGQAAVEAFTQHPDHTVITSFPGMGDLSGARLLAEIGDDRDRFTGARAIKAYAGSAPVTRASGRSIAITRRTVKNDRLNTVGFLWAFAAIPRPGPSKDHYDRRRARGDRHAAALRHLFNRMLGQLHHCLQTGQTYDPVKAFGRPSAPVGAAAA
- a CDS encoding DUF2637 domain-containing protein: MTDWRLRRMQWAVRATLALGVAASVTANILHAQPNPISQAIAAWPPLALLITVELVTRVPVHRRSLGVIRVVAASAIAAIAAWISYHHMVGVVARYGETGTVPYLLPLSVDGLIIVASVSLVELAARRREAEREPLAVPAEAPPAPSPAERAAAAPAEPSPGTSGFPPPDRRPLPERPPVDTDVDVDVDKSGLDEPADTAERPERDHESDADEAGHDLGTGSHDDDSSDDTDDADVDLAPDLVPLLPAARAARDELIREGQTVSRDALARRIRQNGHSIRNSAVSELLATLRQESRSVNGSRPTASV
- a CDS encoding BTAD domain-containing putative transcriptional regulator codes for the protein MAKHASTAVVHTATAVLALAPPVLLYQAGWLTTADLSADQLQAWVRQPLTTGFVTLLAYTGAWLLWVLLMTAVTGHAHRYLAARLRWHLTLHLPGPLQALAATLLGTTAVTTAALPATAHGHTTADTDPLAVTPPSADDAPIHDAPPHTTPTCSAPSQLGLAVTPPTTTSAVPISETRDNAHFTGPASPPALVQDRTDARAADRDLGRSIRVVAGDTLWDLAAKHLGDASRWREIYTLNQGHPQANGYALTDPDEIHVGWALALPARRATPAPDSEAPTAGNPDASAPEAVEAAPPTTTPSATPAPSSSESIPLPPSTTVPRAPDDQSDEPTPVPDTDASQDEPDDEAGIALPTQGWMSLGLAAAIAAIAALLRLQRRRRAPLTGSASPSVAPLPSPMPRSLAGVDMIGSRHLGTGSGGHRPATPAVPAPVGIDAAATEVSLFYLPGPGIALHGPGAVSAARAILAAVVTTNASETAVLRPVVVTTADLLTQLLPQNAPVIGLDRDGTAYDGERLIVLADTAAAITHAEEEMIGRRRLLDTFDAETITDLNTRTDHAETQPPYVLLIDSSPRHAARLQAVATHRAALNLHPVILGPHDGIPTIEISAEGTVTGDEPHPVNRLSALGADDLAAILSMLTDAIARPEAGTDVDDPPAEIAPAAVTVEPNEAVPVQADDAAALVRVRVLGPVTIATDAGPIATGMRSGSYTTLAVLAAHPAGRTLDQLAAALHPNADPAAAVKRVRTDITSARRVLRTATGHEEPMFIVYDPATGRYQLDPQTVTVDLWQMLTAIDQATRTDDEAATLTALRRATELYAGDFAEGHDHPWATDYATSYRHQILTAYARIAEILETDHPDQAIAALERAADLDPVNEELYQRIMRIHGRQQRPEAVRRTLRRLEERLADLGDAEPSQATRRVAERQLRPAGTAPGGRP
- a CDS encoding methyltransferase domain-containing protein → MDDGKDWYDWHRPYTDPGSPLAHRLRLVQQHIAAWLDQRPDQPLSVLSMCAGQGHDLLGVLASRPDAGRVHATLIEYDSRNVAAARVRAAAENLEAVTVLQADAGDLTSYRDAVPADLVLMAGVLGNISDADIRATVSVLPQLCAAGATVIWTRTRRAPDLTPAIRTWLSAVGFTERAFTAPDGMLFSVGVHRFTGTPQPLTTTGKIFQFLP